Proteins encoded within one genomic window of Brachybacterium muris:
- the istA gene encoding IS21 family transposase: protein MVRKIRAKLVLQLRAEGLSGRAISSSQGMSRKSVRAVFEAADAAGIGWGDIADVADEQVYARLFPGRGEHESVFAQPDWEQVHREMARVGVTLKLLHGEYFDATTAAGDPAMGYDRFCRTYQHHVMVTGAASRVGHKAGQSVEVDWSGPTMELADPVTGEVSKVFLFVACLPFSRYAFCFPALDMRQESWLRAHVAMFEALGGTVPRIVPDNLKTGVVKHPREGEIVLNDAYREMAAHYSAAVLPGRVRKPKDKASVENTVAHVATWVIAGLRDQRFTSLPELAAAIGQRMEAYNAEPFQKRPGSRASVFDAEERPLLTPLPAVPYEISTWHYGRRVGRNGHVTFARNFYSAPFAHIGAKVDLRITARTLEIYQGSQRLTSHLLLPETASNEYRTNDADLPAGERFQAWDAQRVRAWADRVGPATVIVIQRIFESVPIVEQGLDPALAVLRLSRRFSVDRVEAACALALTGRVRSPRYAHLHPILATGQDKVAALRPPREEPAEDGGYVRGADYYAGGVR from the coding sequence ATGGTACGGAAGATCAGGGCGAAGCTGGTGCTCCAGCTGCGCGCAGAAGGTCTGTCGGGGCGAGCGATTTCGTCCTCGCAGGGCATGTCCCGCAAGTCCGTGAGGGCGGTGTTCGAGGCCGCTGACGCTGCAGGGATCGGGTGGGGCGATATCGCGGACGTCGCCGATGAGCAGGTGTATGCCCGGTTGTTCCCGGGCCGGGGCGAGCACGAGAGCGTGTTCGCACAGCCGGACTGGGAACAGGTCCATCGAGAGATGGCCAGGGTCGGCGTGACGCTGAAGCTGTTGCACGGCGAGTACTTCGACGCGACCACGGCGGCTGGGGATCCGGCGATGGGGTATGACCGGTTTTGCCGCACCTACCAGCACCACGTCATGGTCACCGGTGCCGCTTCGAGAGTCGGTCACAAGGCCGGCCAGAGCGTGGAGGTCGACTGGTCCGGCCCCACGATGGAGCTGGCCGATCCGGTCACCGGCGAGGTCTCGAAGGTGTTCTTGTTCGTTGCCTGCCTGCCTTTTTCTCGTTACGCGTTCTGCTTCCCGGCGCTGGATATGCGCCAGGAGTCCTGGCTGCGAGCGCACGTAGCGATGTTCGAGGCGCTGGGCGGGACGGTCCCGAGGATCGTTCCGGACAACCTCAAGACCGGTGTGGTGAAGCACCCCCGCGAGGGCGAGATCGTCCTGAACGATGCGTATCGCGAGATGGCAGCGCATTACTCGGCGGCGGTGCTCCCGGGGAGGGTGCGGAAACCGAAAGACAAGGCGAGCGTGGAGAACACCGTCGCGCACGTCGCGACCTGGGTCATCGCCGGGCTGCGGGATCAGCGATTCACGTCCCTGCCCGAACTTGCAGCCGCCATCGGGCAGCGGATGGAGGCCTATAACGCGGAGCCGTTCCAGAAGCGGCCCGGATCCCGCGCCAGCGTGTTCGACGCGGAGGAGCGGCCGCTGCTGACGCCGCTGCCGGCGGTGCCCTACGAGATCTCGACATGGCACTACGGACGACGAGTGGGCAGGAACGGGCACGTCACGTTCGCGCGGAACTTCTACTCCGCGCCGTTCGCGCACATCGGCGCGAAGGTCGATCTGCGCATCACGGCCCGGACGCTGGAGATCTATCAGGGCAGCCAGCGACTGACCAGTCACCTGCTGCTCCCGGAGACCGCGAGCAATGAGTACCGCACCAACGACGCGGACCTACCTGCGGGCGAGCGTTTCCAGGCCTGGGACGCGCAGAGGGTGCGGGCGTGGGCAGATCGGGTCGGGCCGGCCACGGTGATCGTGATCCAGCGGATCTTCGAGTCCGTGCCGATCGTGGAACAGGGCCTGGATCCCGCGTTGGCGGTGCTACGGCTCTCTCGCCGCTTCTCCGTAGATCGGGTCGAGGCGGCCTGCGCACTCGCGCTGACGGGACGGGTCCGTTCACCGCGCTATGCGCATCTGCACCCGATCTTGGCCACCGGGCAGGACAAGGTCGCCGCCCTGCGTCCACCCCGCGAGGAACCCGCGGAAGACGGCGGATACGTCCGTGGCGCCGACTACTACGCCGGAGGTGTCCGGTGA
- a CDS encoding ATP-binding protein: MSVIDNDTKRKLREMGATALLDAIDAQDEAHVLGMSFQERLQLIVDEAHSIFNHGKVEGLIRRAGLRYPGADLRRLDLVEERGLNRNVIAQLATCSFIQRQQNVVFQGFTGSGKSYLGCALAKQACQHRLRAHYIRMPDLEEAWALAKDKPQGQTKFLRKYSTFSLLVIDEWLLDHPDEGMRSMLLELLERRYDTGSTVFCTQYPKKDWHARLGGAVHADAIMDRIVHNTIWIDTGDRNMREHTALPQ; this comes from the coding sequence GTGAGCGTGATCGATAACGACACGAAGCGGAAGCTGCGCGAGATGGGCGCGACCGCGCTGCTGGACGCGATCGATGCCCAGGATGAGGCTCACGTGCTGGGGATGTCGTTCCAGGAACGGCTCCAGCTGATCGTGGACGAGGCGCATTCCATCTTCAATCATGGAAAGGTCGAGGGTCTGATCCGCCGGGCGGGGCTGCGTTATCCCGGAGCGGACCTGCGGCGGCTGGATCTGGTCGAGGAACGGGGACTGAACCGGAACGTGATCGCGCAACTGGCAACCTGCTCCTTCATCCAGCGGCAACAGAACGTGGTCTTCCAGGGCTTCACCGGCTCAGGGAAGTCCTACCTCGGCTGCGCGCTGGCGAAGCAGGCCTGCCAGCACCGGCTCCGAGCCCACTACATCCGAATGCCCGACCTCGAAGAGGCCTGGGCCCTGGCAAAGGACAAGCCGCAGGGCCAGACGAAGTTCCTGCGGAAGTACTCCACGTTCTCGCTGCTGGTGATCGACGAGTGGCTGCTGGACCATCCTGACGAGGGAATGCGTTCGATGCTGCTGGAACTGCTCGAGCGCCGCTATGACACCGGCTCGACCGTGTTCTGCACCCAGTACCCGAAGAAGGACTGGCACGCCCGGCTCGGTGGAGCAGTCCACGCCGATGCGATCATGGACCGCATCGTGCACAACACAATCTGGATCGACACCGGCGACAGGAACATGCGAGAACACACCGCACTGCCCCAGTGA
- the ileS gene encoding isoleucine--tRNA ligase, which translates to MVYPVTSDALVPSPNLPELEERILAFWRGDDTFRASIAQREGADEYVFYDGPPFANGLPHYGHLLTGFVKDVVPRFRTMCGQKVDRRFGWDTHGLPAELEAMRELGMTEKHEIEQMGIGQFNAAAQGSVLKYTKDWEEYVERQARWVDFENDYKTLDPTFMESVLWAFKTLYDKDRAYEGYSVLPYCWKDQTPLSSHELRMDDDVYQMRQDPSVTVTFPFTGDKATELGIEGVRAVAWTTTPWTLPTNFSLAVGPEVTYVVVPAGPEGAADGAAAGEARYLLAAELLGAHAALLGYADAEAAQAAVEQRTFTGAELEYVTYQPLWDVYSADRERWGTQNAWIVTVADYVSTEDGTGVVHQATAYGEEDQKVNASYGIPVIVSVDEGAQFLDLFRGTALDAIAGLQVFEANRPIIRTLKADGRLLREASYEHSYPHCWRCRNPLIYKAVGSWFIKVADMHDDLLRLNEQITWVPGNVKHGQFGKWLEGSRDWAISRNRFWGSPIPVWKSDDPNHPRIDVYGSLAELEEAFGRLPLDENGEVNLHRPYIDELTRPNPDDPTGKSTMRRVTDVFDVWFDSGSMPFAQVHYPFENTEWFESHNPADFIVEYIGQTRGWFYVMHVLATSLFDRPAFSSVICHGIVLGDDGEKMSKSRRNYPDVREMFDKYGADAMRWYLMSSPILRGGNLIVAEPQIRDAVRQTVLPLWNVWYFLGMYANAAGAKDENGRPTGYRGQARYESDDVMDRYLLARTSRLVREVREQMTDLAIADAAASIQSYLDMLTNWYVRRSRDRFWEGDETAIDVLSTCLETLCRVAAPLLPMVSEEIWKQLTGGRSVHLEDWPDASQFPAGEQADALIAFMDDVREVASAGNALRKKEGLRARLPLAELTVVHAEPGALEPFVSILRDELNVKAVRLLDVTSEEAQGMGVEQRLSVNARAAGPRLGKQVQQAIKGAKSGDWSVAEDGTVTAGGLELAEGEYTLDLVAGESAALEGRAVGVLRGGDFLVLDTRVTPALEAEGTARDVVRAIQAARRDAGLDVSDRIRLTVDGDAQVVEAVAAHRELVAGEVLATEVQVPAAPAEGAHAAAEKVAGGSVTVSVAKA; encoded by the coding sequence ATGGTCTACCCGGTCACCTCAGACGCCCTTGTCCCCTCACCGAACCTGCCCGAGCTCGAGGAGCGCATCCTCGCCTTCTGGCGCGGCGACGACACCTTCCGGGCCTCCATTGCCCAGCGCGAGGGCGCCGACGAGTACGTGTTCTACGACGGCCCGCCCTTCGCCAACGGCCTGCCGCACTACGGGCACCTGCTCACCGGGTTCGTCAAGGACGTGGTGCCGCGCTTCCGCACCATGTGCGGGCAGAAGGTGGACCGCCGCTTCGGCTGGGACACCCACGGGCTGCCCGCCGAGCTGGAGGCCATGCGGGAGCTGGGCATGACCGAGAAGCACGAGATCGAGCAGATGGGCATCGGCCAGTTCAACGCCGCCGCCCAGGGCTCGGTGCTGAAGTACACCAAGGACTGGGAGGAGTACGTCGAGCGGCAGGCCCGCTGGGTGGACTTCGAGAACGACTACAAGACCCTGGACCCCACCTTCATGGAGTCCGTGCTGTGGGCCTTCAAGACCCTGTACGACAAGGACCGCGCCTACGAGGGCTACTCGGTGCTGCCGTACTGCTGGAAGGACCAGACCCCGCTGAGCTCCCACGAGCTGCGGATGGACGACGACGTCTACCAGATGCGCCAGGACCCCTCGGTGACCGTCACCTTCCCCTTCACCGGGGACAAGGCCACCGAACTGGGCATCGAGGGTGTGCGGGCGGTGGCCTGGACCACCACCCCGTGGACCCTGCCCACCAACTTCTCCCTGGCCGTCGGCCCCGAGGTCACCTACGTGGTGGTCCCGGCCGGGCCCGAGGGCGCGGCCGACGGCGCCGCTGCCGGCGAGGCCCGCTACCTCCTGGCCGCCGAACTGCTGGGCGCCCACGCCGCTCTGCTGGGCTACGCGGATGCCGAGGCCGCCCAGGCCGCCGTCGAGCAGCGCACCTTCACCGGTGCCGAGCTGGAGTACGTCACCTACCAGCCGCTGTGGGACGTGTACTCCGCCGACCGCGAGCGCTGGGGCACCCAGAACGCGTGGATCGTGACGGTGGCGGACTACGTCTCCACCGAGGACGGCACGGGCGTGGTCCACCAGGCCACCGCCTACGGTGAGGAGGACCAGAAGGTCAACGCCTCCTACGGGATCCCGGTGATCGTCTCGGTGGACGAGGGCGCCCAGTTCCTGGACCTGTTCCGCGGCACCGCCCTGGACGCCATCGCCGGGCTGCAGGTGTTCGAGGCCAACCGCCCCATCATCCGCACCCTGAAGGCCGACGGGCGCCTGCTGCGCGAGGCCAGCTACGAACACTCCTACCCGCACTGCTGGCGCTGCCGGAACCCGCTGATCTACAAGGCGGTGGGCTCGTGGTTCATCAAGGTCGCCGACATGCACGATGACCTGCTGCGCCTGAACGAGCAGATCACCTGGGTGCCGGGCAACGTCAAGCACGGCCAGTTCGGCAAGTGGCTGGAGGGCTCGCGGGACTGGGCGATCTCCCGCAACCGCTTCTGGGGCTCCCCGATCCCGGTGTGGAAGAGCGATGACCCCAACCACCCGCGCATCGACGTGTACGGGTCCCTCGCCGAGCTGGAGGAAGCCTTCGGGCGCCTCCCGCTGGACGAGAACGGCGAGGTGAACCTGCACCGCCCCTACATCGACGAGCTCACCCGCCCCAACCCCGACGACCCGACCGGGAAATCCACCATGCGCCGCGTCACCGACGTGTTCGACGTGTGGTTCGACTCCGGCTCCATGCCGTTCGCGCAGGTGCACTACCCCTTCGAGAACACCGAGTGGTTCGAGAGCCACAACCCGGCCGACTTCATCGTGGAGTACATCGGGCAGACCCGCGGCTGGTTCTACGTGATGCACGTGCTGGCCACGTCCCTCTTCGACAGGCCCGCGTTCTCCAGCGTGATCTGCCACGGCATCGTGCTGGGCGATGACGGCGAGAAGATGTCGAAGTCCCGCCGCAACTACCCCGACGTGCGCGAGATGTTCGACAAGTACGGCGCCGACGCGATGCGCTGGTACCTGATGAGCTCGCCGATCCTGCGCGGCGGCAACCTGATCGTGGCCGAGCCGCAGATCCGCGACGCCGTGCGGCAGACGGTGCTGCCGCTGTGGAACGTCTGGTACTTCCTGGGCATGTACGCCAACGCCGCCGGCGCGAAGGACGAGAACGGCCGCCCCACCGGCTATCGGGGGCAGGCGCGCTACGAGTCCGACGACGTGATGGACCGCTACCTGCTGGCCCGCACCAGTCGCCTGGTGCGCGAGGTGCGTGAGCAGATGACGGACCTGGCGATCGCCGATGCCGCGGCCTCGATCCAGTCCTACCTGGACATGCTCACCAACTGGTACGTGCGCCGCTCCCGCGACCGCTTCTGGGAGGGCGACGAGACAGCGATCGACGTGCTCTCCACCTGCCTGGAGACGCTGTGCCGGGTGGCGGCCCCGCTGCTGCCGATGGTCTCCGAGGAGATCTGGAAGCAGCTCACCGGTGGCCGTTCCGTGCACCTGGAGGACTGGCCGGATGCCTCGCAGTTCCCGGCGGGGGAGCAGGCCGATGCGCTGATCGCCTTCATGGACGATGTGCGTGAGGTGGCCAGCGCCGGCAACGCGCTGCGGAAGAAGGAGGGCCTGCGGGCCCGCCTGCCGCTGGCGGAGCTGACCGTGGTCCACGCCGAGCCGGGCGCCCTGGAGCCCTTCGTCTCGATCCTGCGCGACGAGCTGAACGTCAAGGCCGTGCGCCTGCTGGACGTCACCAGCGAGGAGGCGCAGGGCATGGGCGTGGAGCAGCGGCTGTCCGTCAACGCCCGCGCCGCCGGCCCGCGCCTGGGCAAGCAGGTGCAGCAGGCCATCAAGGGCGCGAAGTCCGGTGACTGGTCCGTGGCCGAGGACGGCACCGTCACTGCCGGTGGCCTGGAGCTGGCCGAGGGCGAGTACACCCTGGACCTGGTGGCAGGGGAGTCCGCGGCGCTGGAGGGCCGGGCCGTCGGTGTGCTGCGCGGCGGTGACTTCCTGGTGCTGGACACCCGGGTCACCCCGGCGCTGGAGGCCGAGGGCACCGCCCGCGACGTGGTGCGCGCCATCCAGGCGGCCCGCCGCGACGCGGGGCTGGACGTCTCGGACCGCATCCGCCTCACCGTGGACGGTGACGCGCAGGTGGTGGAGGCAGTGGCCGCGCACCGCGAGCTGGTGGCCGGCGAGGTGCTGGCCACCGAGGTGCAGGTCCCCGCTGCTCCTGCCGAGGGCGCGCACGCGGCGGCCGAGAAGGTCGCCGGAGGGTCGGTGACGGTGTCGGTCGCGAAGGCCTGA
- a CDS encoding 2Fe-2S iron-sulfur cluster-binding protein, producing MSLFGEPFTAKCLKSGITVEVAEGQSLLQALLDAGISMDYSCEGGVCGTCMVPLVSGEVEHLDEFLMDDEKDSNMITCVSRGEGEIEIDV from the coding sequence ATGTCCCTGTTCGGAGAACCGTTCACCGCCAAGTGCCTGAAGTCCGGCATCACGGTCGAGGTCGCAGAGGGCCAATCGCTGCTGCAGGCCCTGTTGGACGCCGGCATCTCGATGGACTACTCCTGCGAGGGCGGCGTGTGCGGCACCTGCATGGTCCCGCTGGTCAGCGGTGAGGTGGAGCACCTGGACGAGTTCCTCATGGACGACGAGAAGGACTCCAACATGATCACGTGCGTCTCCCGCGGCGAGGGCGAGATCGAGATCGACGTCTGA